A stretch of Pseudomonas sp. 7SR1 DNA encodes these proteins:
- a CDS encoding sigma-54 dependent transcriptional regulator: MIEASTLRRLLVVDPCDDCHRLLPGLRGIGWEVDSCSLEHAGDRSCDVGLLRLQPFHLERPEAVKELISRSGAEWIAVLNQEVLHLKNVGDFVCEWFFDFHTLPFDVSRVQVTLGRAFGMARLRGQGSVHVDQPEHELLGDSKPIRELRKLLHKLAPTESPVLIRGESGTGKELVARTLHSQSQRRNKPFIAINCGAIPEHLIQSELFGHEKGAFTGAHQRKIGRIEAAHGGTLFLDEIGDLPLELQANLLRFLQEKHIERVGGSQPIPVDVRVLAATHVDLEAAIEHKRFREDLYYRLNVLQVVMAPLRERHGDLSMLASHFSHLYSQETGRRPRSFSEDALVAMGMHDWPGNIRELANRVRRGLVLAEGRQIEARDLGLASHQGVVAPMGTLEDYKTRAERQALSDVLNRHSDNLSVAARVLGVSRPTFYRLLHKHQIR, translated from the coding sequence ATGATCGAAGCCAGTACGTTGCGTCGTCTGCTCGTGGTTGATCCCTGCGATGATTGTCATCGCCTGCTGCCGGGGTTACGCGGCATTGGTTGGGAAGTGGACAGTTGCTCCCTCGAGCATGCAGGCGATCGCTCCTGCGATGTCGGCCTCTTGCGGCTGCAGCCCTTTCACCTGGAGCGCCCGGAGGCGGTCAAGGAGCTGATCAGCCGCAGCGGCGCCGAATGGATCGCGGTACTCAACCAGGAAGTGCTGCACCTCAAGAACGTGGGGGATTTCGTCTGCGAATGGTTCTTCGATTTCCATACCTTGCCTTTCGACGTATCCCGGGTCCAGGTGACGCTGGGTCGAGCGTTTGGCATGGCGCGGCTGCGGGGGCAGGGTTCTGTCCACGTTGACCAGCCCGAACATGAGCTGCTGGGCGACAGCAAACCCATTCGCGAGCTGCGCAAGTTGTTGCACAAACTGGCGCCCACCGAATCGCCTGTATTGATTCGCGGTGAGAGCGGCACCGGCAAGGAGCTGGTGGCGCGCACCCTGCATTCCCAGTCCCAGCGGCGCAACAAGCCGTTCATTGCCATCAATTGCGGGGCCATTCCCGAGCATCTGATCCAGTCGGAACTGTTCGGCCATGAGAAAGGGGCCTTCACCGGCGCTCATCAGCGCAAGATCGGGCGCATCGAAGCCGCCCACGGCGGGACATTGTTCCTGGATGAAATTGGTGACCTGCCCCTGGAACTGCAGGCCAACCTGCTGCGTTTCCTGCAGGAGAAACACATCGAACGGGTCGGCGGCAGCCAGCCCATCCCCGTGGACGTGCGGGTATTGGCCGCCACCCATGTGGATCTTGAGGCGGCCATCGAGCACAAGCGGTTTCGCGAAGACCTGTACTACCGCCTGAACGTGCTGCAAGTGGTGATGGCGCCCTTGCGTGAGCGCCACGGCGACTTATCGATGCTGGCCAGTCACTTCTCCCATCTCTACAGCCAGGAAACCGGCCGCCGGCCGCGCAGCTTCAGCGAGGACGCGCTGGTGGCGATGGGCATGCATGACTGGCCGGGCAACATCCGGGAACTGGCCAATCGTGTTCGTCGCGGGCTGGTATTGGCCGAGGGGCGGCAGATCGAAGCCCGGGACCTGGGCCTGGCCAGCCACCAGGGCGTCGTGGCACCGATGGGCACCCTCGAAGACTACAAGACCCGCGCCGAGCGCCAGGCACTGAGCGACGTCCTCAACCGGCACAGCGATAACCTGAGCGTGGCGGCCCGGGTGTTGGGCGTGTCTCGCCCGACGTTCTACCGCCTGCTGCACAAGCATCAGATCCGCTAG
- a CDS encoding delta-60 repeat domain-containing protein → MLNHFAPGLPKTVAHAGQLDSGFANGGKVSVQFHGSTSSLTTGMAVDRHGRILVAAKVETAQGSRFGLARLNHDGSPDKGFGTLGCVIGAFEQGFEATAGKVIVLPDASILLSGLHYESADRTLPALALFDQQGRAVPGFGHTGRTIIRLCGNLSQGLRDPWLPPGVPGLEACDMRVQADGRILLLANHHFQLSDHVGILIRLLPDGSLDSTFNSGGFVMVRRLLKNTWLSCLALQADGNILAGGAIDLPQQGLMARYDPSGRLDDSFGDNGFLSITTQERSVMISQIVQHENGDLQAFGSSRDPMQCLSLKVRPDGQADLQFNQGQCRLLQIGRSASQWTAAQLQSDGKLVTAGATIGGIEADFVLARHLPDGCLDPFFGQGRGWTRTRLGYSLDTATSLALQADDKILVGGYSLHGNYRAVVARYWA, encoded by the coding sequence ATGCTCAATCACTTCGCTCCTGGACTGCCGAAGACGGTAGCCCATGCCGGACAGTTGGACTCAGGCTTTGCCAATGGCGGCAAGGTGTCGGTTCAGTTCCATGGCAGCACGTCGAGCCTGACCACGGGGATGGCCGTCGACCGCCACGGACGCATCCTGGTGGCAGCCAAGGTCGAGACCGCCCAAGGCAGCCGTTTCGGGCTTGCCCGCCTCAACCATGACGGTTCGCCGGACAAGGGGTTCGGTACCCTGGGCTGCGTCATCGGCGCTTTCGAGCAGGGCTTTGAAGCGACGGCGGGCAAAGTCATCGTGTTGCCCGACGCAAGCATCCTGTTATCGGGTCTTCACTACGAAAGCGCCGACCGCACCCTGCCCGCCCTGGCGTTGTTCGATCAGCAAGGCCGCGCGGTGCCAGGCTTCGGCCACACCGGGCGAACAATCATCCGGCTTTGCGGCAATCTTTCCCAGGGCCTGCGTGATCCCTGGCTGCCTCCCGGCGTACCAGGCCTTGAAGCCTGCGACATGCGCGTACAGGCCGATGGCCGGATCCTGTTGTTGGCCAACCATCATTTTCAGTTGTCCGATCATGTCGGCATCCTGATCCGCCTGCTGCCGGACGGCAGCCTCGACAGCACATTCAACAGCGGCGGCTTCGTGATGGTCCGGCGCCTGTTGAAAAACACCTGGCTGAGCTGCCTCGCACTCCAGGCCGACGGCAATATCCTCGCAGGCGGTGCCATCGACCTGCCCCAACAAGGCCTGATGGCCCGCTATGACCCCAGTGGCAGACTCGATGACAGCTTCGGCGACAACGGTTTCCTGTCCATCACGACCCAGGAGCGCAGCGTGATGATCAGCCAGATCGTCCAGCATGAAAACGGCGACCTGCAGGCGTTCGGCAGCAGCCGTGACCCGATGCAGTGCCTGTCACTCAAGGTACGCCCGGACGGCCAAGCGGACCTCCAGTTCAACCAGGGACAATGCCGGCTTCTACAGATCGGGCGCAGCGCGAGCCAATGGACCGCCGCGCAGCTTCAATCGGACGGGAAGCTGGTGACCGCCGGCGCCACCATCGGCGGCATCGAGGCTGACTTCGTCCTGGCCCGGCATCTGCCGGACGGCTGCCTCGACCCGTTTTTCGGCCAAGGCAGAGGCTGGACTCGCACCCGACTCGGCTACAGCCTGGATACCGCCACCTCCCTGGCATTGCAGGCAGATGACAAAATCCTGGTGGGCGGCTATTCCCTTCATGGCAACTACAGGGCAGTCGTGGCGCGGTATTGGGCCTGA
- the nhaB gene encoding sodium/proton antiporter NhaB, protein MSGSMAEAFAHNFLGHSPRWYKACIVAFLILNALALWTLGPVVAGWMLVLEFIFTLAMALKCYPLMPGGLLLIEALVLGMTTPKALYDELTHNFPVILLLMFMVAGIYFMKDLLLFLFSRLLLGVRSKALLALMFCFLSAFLSAFLDALTVTAVIISAAVGFYSVYHRVASGNDPRQDSSIDEDHDLPSLHHGDLEQFRAFLRSLLMHGAVGTALGGVCTLVGEPQNLLIGHEMGWHFAEFFLKVAPVSLPVLAAGLVTCVVLEKLRWFGYGTLLPDNVRAVLADYAAQDNHERTSRQRAALVVQGIAALILIVALALHIAEVGLIGLMVIVLITAFTGITDEHRLGNAFKDAMPFTSLLVVFFAVVAVIHDQQLFTPLIQWVLALPADQQPGMLFIANGLLSAISDNVFVATIYITEVKQAFVSGHMSREQFETLAVAINTGTNLPSVATPNGQAAFLFLLTSSIAPLIRLSYGRMVWMAVPYTVVMGGLGWFAVTYWL, encoded by the coding sequence ATGTCCGGTTCAATGGCTGAAGCTTTCGCGCATAACTTTCTTGGGCATTCGCCTCGCTGGTACAAAGCGTGCATCGTCGCCTTCCTGATCCTCAATGCCCTGGCGCTGTGGACCCTCGGGCCGGTCGTTGCCGGCTGGATGCTGGTGCTGGAGTTCATCTTCACCCTGGCCATGGCGCTCAAATGCTATCCCTTGATGCCTGGCGGCCTGCTGTTGATCGAGGCCCTGGTCCTGGGCATGACTACGCCCAAGGCCCTGTACGACGAGTTGACCCATAACTTTCCGGTGATCCTGCTGCTGATGTTCATGGTGGCCGGGATCTATTTCATGAAGGACCTGCTGCTGTTCCTGTTCTCTCGCCTGCTCCTTGGCGTGCGCTCGAAGGCACTGCTGGCCTTGATGTTCTGCTTTCTCTCGGCGTTCCTGTCGGCATTTCTCGACGCACTGACCGTCACCGCGGTGATCATCAGCGCCGCGGTGGGCTTCTATTCGGTGTACCACCGCGTGGCATCGGGCAACGACCCGCGCCAGGACAGCAGCATCGATGAAGACCATGACCTGCCTTCGCTGCACCATGGAGACCTGGAGCAATTCCGGGCGTTCCTGCGCAGTTTGCTGATGCATGGCGCCGTGGGCACCGCCCTGGGGGGCGTATGCACGCTGGTGGGCGAGCCGCAGAACCTGCTGATCGGCCATGAAATGGGTTGGCACTTCGCGGAGTTCTTCCTGAAGGTCGCCCCTGTATCGCTGCCAGTGCTGGCAGCCGGACTGGTCACTTGCGTGGTATTGGAGAAACTGCGCTGGTTCGGCTACGGCACGCTGCTGCCAGACAATGTACGAGCCGTGCTGGCCGATTACGCCGCCCAGGACAACCACGAGCGCACCTCACGCCAACGCGCAGCCCTGGTCGTGCAGGGTATCGCCGCGTTGATCCTGATCGTGGCCCTGGCCCTGCACATTGCCGAAGTCGGCCTGATCGGCCTGATGGTCATCGTACTGATCACCGCGTTCACGGGGATCACCGACGAGCATCGACTCGGCAACGCATTCAAGGATGCCATGCCGTTCACCTCCTTGTTGGTGGTGTTCTTCGCGGTGGTGGCGGTGATTCATGACCAGCAATTGTTCACGCCGCTGATCCAGTGGGTACTGGCCCTGCCCGCCGACCAGCAGCCAGGGATGCTGTTCATCGCCAACGGCCTGCTGTCCGCCATCAGTGACAACGTGTTCGTGGCGACCATCTATATCACCGAGGTGAAACAGGCCTTCGTTTCCGGTCACATGAGCCGCGAGCAGTTCGAGACCCTGGCCGTGGCCATCAATACTGGCACCAACCTGCCCAGCGTCGCGACTCCCAACGGCCAGGCCGCGTTCCTGTTCCTGCTGACTTCATCGATTGCACCGCTGATTCGCCTGTCCTATGGCCGGATGGTCTGGATGGCGGTGCCTTATACCGTGGTGATGGGCGGCCTGGGCTGGTTTGCGGTGACCTACTGGCTGTGA
- a CDS encoding Cof-type HAD-IIB family hydrolase has protein sequence MSESLKQPIRFLLSDMDGTLLLPDHSLNQRTIQAVRALREAGVLFSLATGRPPRAMLQQIEALGVDLPTAAFNGGTLVHPDGSFLAVHYLPPEAALTTLALYADQPGIEVWVFADGDWLVRDANGPMVPIETRGLGYPPVEVESFEPYLERIDKIVATSANTDLLIELEARLHPLLKGQAQVSRSQPIYLDVTAMKANKGEALSTLATFLGVPLEQTAAMGDGGNDPAMFHRAGLSIAMGQADETIKRQADVITAAVTEDGAALAIERFILPR, from the coding sequence ATGAGCGAGTCGTTGAAACAGCCCATCCGGTTTTTGCTCAGCGACATGGATGGCACGCTGCTGCTGCCCGATCACAGCCTCAATCAACGCACCATCCAGGCGGTGCGCGCGCTACGTGAAGCAGGTGTGTTGTTCAGCCTCGCCACGGGGCGACCGCCGCGGGCCATGCTGCAACAGATCGAGGCCTTGGGTGTCGACCTGCCCACCGCTGCGTTCAACGGCGGCACCCTGGTTCATCCCGACGGCAGTTTCCTTGCCGTGCATTACCTGCCCCCCGAGGCGGCGCTGACCACCCTGGCGCTGTATGCCGACCAACCCGGCATCGAAGTCTGGGTGTTTGCCGACGGTGACTGGCTGGTGCGTGACGCCAACGGTCCGATGGTGCCGATAGAGACCCGTGGCCTGGGTTATCCACCCGTGGAAGTGGAGAGTTTCGAGCCATACCTGGAGCGCATCGACAAGATCGTCGCCACCAGCGCCAACACCGATCTACTGATTGAGCTGGAAGCCCGTTTGCATCCGCTGCTCAAGGGCCAGGCCCAGGTGTCGCGTTCGCAACCCATCTATCTGGACGTCACGGCGATGAAGGCGAACAAGGGGGAGGCGTTGTCCACGCTGGCGACGTTCCTGGGCGTGCCGCTGGAGCAGACGGCGGCCATGGGGGACGGCGGTAACGACCCGGCGATGTTTCATCGCGCGGGCCTGTCCATTGCCATGGGCCAGGCGGACGAGACGATCAAGCGCCAAGCGGACGTGATTACCGCCGCCGTGACCGAGGATGGCGCGGCATTGGCGATCGAGCGATTCATCCTGCCCCGGTGA
- the zwf gene encoding glucose-6-phosphate dehydrogenase — protein sequence MTSIGRKSKAEPAPPTTLFLFGAHGDLVKRLLMPALYHLCRDGLLGDGLRIVGVDHNAISDGDFARKLEDFIRNEAASKGGDAARALDPQLWARLARNISYVQGDFLDDSTYVALEAKIAASGTGNAVFYLATAPRFFSEVVRRLGAAGLLQEQEDGFRRVVIEKPFGSDLQTAEALNACLLKVMSEKQIYRIDHYLGKETVQNILVSRFSNSLFEAFWNNHYIDHVQITAAETVGVQTRGSFYERTGALRDMVPNHLFQLLAMVAMEPPAAFGADAVRGEKAKVVGAIRPWSVEQARANSVRGQYTAGEIAGNPVSGYRQEANVAADSSTETYVALKVMIDNWRWVGVPFYLRTGKRMSVRDTEIVICFKPAPYAQFRDTEVDELQPTYLRIQIQPNEGMWFDLLAKRPGPALDMANIELGFAYKDFFEMQPSTGYETLIYDCLTGDQTLFQRADNIENGWRAVQPFLDAWQQDATVQPYQAGEDGPAAANDLLTRDGRVWHGLG from the coding sequence ATGACCTCGATCGGCAGGAAATCCAAGGCGGAGCCCGCACCACCGACCACGTTGTTCCTGTTCGGTGCCCATGGTGATCTGGTCAAGCGCCTGCTGATGCCAGCGCTTTACCATCTCTGTCGGGATGGGCTGCTGGGGGATGGACTGCGGATTGTCGGTGTTGACCACAACGCTATCAGTGACGGGGACTTCGCCAGGAAACTCGAGGACTTCATCCGCAACGAAGCGGCAAGCAAGGGCGGCGATGCCGCCCGGGCACTTGATCCGCAGCTGTGGGCCAGGCTGGCCAGGAACATCAGCTACGTGCAGGGTGACTTCCTCGATGACAGTACCTATGTGGCGCTGGAAGCGAAAATCGCTGCCAGCGGTACTGGCAATGCGGTCTTCTACCTGGCGACCGCGCCGCGTTTCTTCAGTGAAGTGGTCCGTCGCCTCGGTGCGGCCGGACTGCTGCAGGAGCAGGAGGATGGCTTCCGGCGCGTGGTGATCGAAAAGCCGTTCGGTTCCGATCTGCAGACCGCCGAAGCCCTCAATGCCTGCCTGCTCAAGGTGATGAGCGAGAAACAGATTTATCGGATCGATCATTACCTGGGCAAGGAGACGGTGCAGAACATCCTGGTCAGCCGTTTCTCCAACAGCCTGTTCGAAGCGTTCTGGAACAACCATTACATCGACCACGTGCAGATCACCGCCGCTGAAACCGTCGGTGTGCAAACCCGTGGCAGTTTCTATGAGCGCACCGGTGCCCTGCGGGACATGGTGCCCAACCACCTTTTCCAACTGCTGGCGATGGTGGCCATGGAGCCGCCGGCCGCCTTCGGTGCCGATGCGGTACGTGGCGAAAAGGCCAAGGTGGTGGGGGCGATCCGGCCCTGGTCGGTGGAACAGGCCCGCGCCAACTCGGTACGAGGCCAGTACACCGCCGGCGAAATCGCCGGCAATCCGGTGAGCGGCTATCGCCAGGAAGCCAACGTCGCCGCCGACAGCAGCACCGAGACCTATGTGGCCCTCAAGGTCATGATCGACAACTGGCGTTGGGTCGGGGTGCCTTTTTACCTGCGCACCGGCAAGCGCATGAGCGTGCGGGATACGGAAATCGTCATCTGCTTCAAGCCGGCGCCCTATGCACAGTTTCGCGACACCGAAGTCGATGAATTGCAACCCACTTACCTGAGAATCCAGATCCAGCCCAACGAAGGCATGTGGTTCGACCTGCTGGCCAAGCGGCCGGGGCCGGCCCTCGACATGGCCAACATAGAATTGGGCTTTGCCTACAAGGATTTTTTCGAAATGCAGCCATCAACGGGTTATGAAACCCTGATCTACGATTGCCTGACGGGGGATCAGACCTTGTTCCAGCGGGCCGACAATATCGAGAACGGCTGGCGCGCGGTGCAGCCGTTCCTGGATGCCTGGCAGCAGGACGCGACGGTGCAGCCCTACCAGGCCGGGGAAGACGGCCCGGCCGCTGCCAACGACCTGCTGACACGCGACGGTCGTGTCTGGCATGGCCTCGGATGA
- the gnd gene encoding phosphogluconate dehydrogenase (NAD(+)-dependent, decarboxylating) → MQLGIIGLGRMGGNIARRLMLNGHTTVVYDRNSAFIENLVQEGATGVADLAALVAGLQAPRAVWVMLPAGAPTEDTINALSELLEPGDVVIDGGNTYYKDDIRRAQALSEKGLSYIDVGTSGGVWGLERGYCMMIGGDAEVVARLDPLFDSLAPGMGDIPRTRDRKSDDDRAERGYIHAGPAGSGHFVKMIHNGIEYGMMQAFAEGFDILKTKSSESLPPEQRFDLNLADIAEVWRRGSVVSSWLLDLTADALASDPKLDGFSGEVADSGEGRWTIEAAIEQAVPVPVLSSSLFARFRSRQQSTYGDKMLSAMRFGFGGHVETPKK, encoded by the coding sequence ATGCAACTCGGGATCATTGGACTGGGCCGCATGGGCGGCAATATTGCGCGGCGCCTGATGCTCAACGGGCATACCACCGTTGTCTATGATCGCAACAGCGCTTTTATCGAAAACCTGGTCCAGGAAGGCGCCACAGGCGTCGCGGACCTGGCGGCCCTGGTGGCCGGCCTGCAGGCGCCACGGGCGGTCTGGGTCATGCTGCCGGCCGGCGCACCCACCGAAGACACCATCAACGCGTTGAGCGAGCTGCTCGAGCCAGGCGACGTGGTCATTGACGGCGGCAATACGTATTACAAGGACGACATCCGTCGCGCCCAGGCCTTGTCGGAAAAGGGCTTGAGCTACATCGACGTCGGCACCTCCGGGGGCGTATGGGGGCTGGAGCGTGGCTATTGCATGATGATCGGCGGCGACGCCGAAGTGGTGGCGCGCCTGGACCCGCTGTTCGACAGCCTGGCGCCTGGCATGGGCGATATTCCGCGCACCCGTGACCGCAAGTCCGACGATGACCGCGCCGAGCGTGGCTACATCCATGCGGGCCCGGCCGGTTCCGGGCATTTCGTGAAGATGATCCATAACGGCATCGAATACGGGATGATGCAGGCGTTCGCCGAAGGCTTCGATATCCTCAAGACCAAATCCAGCGAAAGCCTGCCGCCGGAGCAGCGTTTCGATCTGAACCTGGCCGATATCGCCGAAGTCTGGCGGCGTGGCAGCGTGGTTTCGTCCTGGTTGCTGGACCTGACGGCCGATGCCCTGGCCAGCGATCCGAAGCTGGACGGTTTTTCCGGTGAAGTGGCCGACAGCGGGGAAGGCCGCTGGACCATCGAGGCCGCGATCGAGCAGGCAGTGCCGGTTCCGGTGTTGTCCAGCTCGCTGTTCGCCCGTTTCCGTTCCCGCCAGCAGAGCACCTATGGCGACAAGATGCTGTCGGCCATGCGCTTCGGCTTCGGCGGCCATGTGGAGACACCAAAAAAATGA
- a CDS encoding DUF6026 family protein codes for MDPVVTARPPQTLYVTIRRDELRLLKEERDLLLDEVTQLRLQLQHAQLAHQGQALAR; via the coding sequence ATGGACCCAGTCGTTACCGCACGTCCCCCACAGACCCTTTATGTGACCATTCGTCGCGATGAATTACGCCTGCTCAAAGAAGAGCGTGATCTGCTGCTCGATGAAGTGACCCAGTTGCGCCTGCAGCTGCAACACGCACAACTGGCCCACCAGGGTCAGGCGCTGGCTCGCTAG